The following are encoded in a window of Rhizophagus irregularis chromosome 4, complete sequence genomic DNA:
- a CDS encoding ribosomal protein P2, with product MKTISDTITAVIVSFDTCRITTTICCIKLTKLKNSYRLLRQKKISRKILVIMKHLAAYLLLNLAGKTPNESSIKSLLDTVGIETDSARLKQLLGELDGKDIDELVNSGLSKLSSVPTGGGAAASGGAAAGTDATAEAAPAEDAKKEEEKEESDEDMGFGLFD from the exons ATGAAAACTATTTCCGACACCATTACTGCCGTTATTGTTAGTTTCGATACTTGTCGGATAACCACGACAATTTGCTGTATTAAATTGACGA AGTTAAAGAATTCGTATCGACTTTtgcgacaaaaaaaaatatctcgaAAAATATTAG taataatgaaACACCTTGCAGcctatttgttattaaatctCGCTGGTAAAACGCCCAACGAAAGTAGTATCAAATCTCTTCTTGATACCGTTGGTATTGAAACTGATAGCGCAAGACTTAAACAATTATTAGGAGAATTAGATGGAAAAGACATCGATGAg tTGGTTAATTCGGGATTGTCGAAGTTATCTTCAGTACCTACAGGCGGTGGTGCTGCAGCTAGTGGTGGTGCTGCAGCTGGTACCGATGCTACTGCTGAAGCTGCTCCCGCTGAAGATGCTAAGAAAGAAGAAGAGAAAGAAGAATCCGATGag GATATGGGATTCGGTCTTTTCGATTAA